From a single Paenibacillus sp. FSL R5-0345 genomic region:
- a CDS encoding TetR/AcrR family transcriptional regulator — MSPRAGLDRRTLVIAAAEIADHEGIEAVTLAALANKLGVRSPSLYNHINGLQELRTQLAIYGLGELSNVMNNAAKGFSGDDAVQAMGRAYVDFARARPGLYETTLRSPEQANTELETASDHILQLIIHVMKDYQLGEEGVIHAVRGLRSILHGFASLEQKGGFGLPLDTNVSLSRLISTFIAGIGNMKSN, encoded by the coding sequence ATGTCACCTAGAGCAGGATTAGATCGTCGTACGCTAGTTATTGCAGCAGCAGAAATCGCCGATCATGAAGGAATAGAGGCCGTAACCTTAGCCGCATTGGCTAACAAACTAGGTGTTCGTTCTCCGTCTTTATACAATCATATTAACGGGCTACAGGAATTGCGCACACAACTTGCGATTTATGGACTAGGCGAGCTTTCCAATGTAATGAACAACGCCGCTAAAGGCTTTAGTGGAGACGACGCTGTACAGGCGATGGGGCGAGCATATGTGGACTTTGCACGAGCCCGACCAGGATTATACGAGACAACGCTGCGATCCCCTGAACAGGCAAATACGGAGCTGGAAACGGCAAGTGATCATATTTTGCAGCTGATCATTCATGTGATGAAGGATTATCAATTAGGTGAGGAAGGAGTAATTCATGCCGTACGCGGGTTACGAAGTATTCTGCATGGATTTGCCTCTTTGGAGCAAAAAGGCGGTTTTGGATTGCCTCTTGATACGAATGTAAGTCTATCTCGGCTCATCAGCACTTTTATTGCTGGGATAGGAAATATGAAGTCTAATTAA
- a CDS encoding MBL fold metallo-hydrolase: MRVTREAFLLQLTWMPRVFPVNCYMIEEENELTLIDAAMPFSVKGIIDTATKLDKKITRIILTHAHDDHVGALDELKKQLPDAQVYISERDAALLRGDRSLREGEPQTPIKGGVPKKVTTRPDVLLHDGDTIGSLTAILTPGHTPGSMSFIDSRSGAVIVGDAFQTFRGTAVSGTIIPWFPFPAMATWSKEQALKSATKLLEASPTILATGHGDLLRNPLQTMEKAIHKAQMIQDRSN; encoded by the coding sequence ATGAGAGTAACACGTGAAGCTTTTTTGCTACAGCTGACTTGGATGCCAAGAGTGTTTCCTGTGAATTGTTACATGATTGAGGAAGAGAATGAATTGACTTTGATAGATGCAGCCATGCCGTTCAGTGTAAAAGGAATTATAGATACCGCAACGAAACTAGATAAGAAGATCACTCGTATTATATTAACGCATGCGCATGACGATCATGTAGGTGCACTGGATGAGCTGAAGAAGCAGCTCCCAGACGCTCAGGTGTACATTTCTGAAAGGGATGCGGCATTGCTACGCGGAGATCGTTCACTTCGTGAGGGGGAACCTCAGACTCCTATAAAGGGAGGCGTGCCCAAGAAGGTAACAACGAGACCAGATGTATTGCTCCATGATGGAGATACCATAGGTTCATTAACAGCAATTCTAACTCCTGGTCATACTCCTGGATCTATGTCTTTCATTGATTCTCGAAGCGGCGCTGTTATCGTTGGAGATGCTTTTCAAACCTTCCGAGGAACCGCTGTTTCAGGCACCATAATTCCTTGGTTTCCGTTTCCGGCTATGGCAACCTGGAGTAAAGAACAAGCATTAAAAAGTGCGACTAAGCTTCTAGAGGCTTCCCCGACTATACTGGCTACTGGACATGGAGACTTACTTAGGAACCCATTACAAACCATGGAGAAAGCTATTCACAAAGCACAAATGATTCAAGATAGGAGTAATTAA
- a CDS encoding helix-turn-helix transcriptional regulator, giving the protein MKLARIQKDLSQEQLAEVVGVTRQTIGLIEAGNYNPTLKLCIAICKALDRSLNDIFWEE; this is encoded by the coding sequence ATGAAACTGGCTCGTATACAAAAAGATCTTTCCCAAGAACAGTTAGCAGAAGTAGTAGGGGTTACAAGACAGACGATTGGCCTGATTGAAGCCGGGAACTATAATCCGACACTTAAATTGTGCATAGCCATATGCAAGGCATTAGATCGATCATTAAACGATATTTTTTGGGAGGAATAA
- a CDS encoding nitroreductase family protein, producing MTQTQPTQKNSVAEVIRERRSIKLFKKDPLPQGLLEELLNVAVWAPNHGVREPWRFIAFQGDGTKFLAEAAFAFVKRAFSDPEVAAKRKEYISNIPLTLIVVMPEDPRQREWDEDFAAASALVQNFQLAAWEQGVGTIWKTDPYINNPDFRSKIGVKPGEKIIAMIHAGYPETVPDSRPRTDASELLQIIDSYPENDVVE from the coding sequence ATGACACAAACTCAACCGACTCAAAAGAATAGCGTAGCTGAAGTAATAAGAGAAAGACGCTCTATTAAGCTTTTTAAAAAAGATCCACTGCCACAAGGTCTATTAGAGGAATTGTTAAATGTAGCTGTATGGGCGCCCAATCATGGGGTGCGTGAGCCGTGGAGATTTATTGCTTTTCAAGGTGATGGTACAAAGTTCTTGGCTGAAGCGGCATTTGCTTTCGTGAAACGTGCTTTTTCTGATCCTGAAGTGGCTGCTAAGCGAAAAGAATATATCTCAAATATTCCTTTAACGTTAATTGTGGTGATGCCTGAAGATCCTCGGCAGAGAGAGTGGGATGAGGATTTTGCAGCAGCGTCCGCACTTGTACAGAACTTTCAGCTAGCGGCTTGGGAACAAGGCGTAGGCACGATTTGGAAGACCGATCCTTATATCAATAATCCTGATTTCCGCAGCAAAATTGGCGTGAAGCCAGGTGAAAAAATAATTGCCATGATTCATGCCGGATATCCGGAAACCGTGCCAGACAGCCGTCCACGGACGGATGCTTCGGAACTACTGCAGATCATTGATAGCTATCCAGAGAACGATGTAGTGGAATAA
- the pstB gene encoding phosphate ABC transporter ATP-binding protein PstB, with amino-acid sequence MGTSATAVRESFQTEDLSIFYGTYEAVKGISLPFAENTVTALIGPSGCGKSTFLRSLNRMNDEISGSTTKGSIWIDGVDINAPGTDVIKLRQKIGMVWQKPNPFYKSIYDNIAFGPKYHGVKGKKALDEIVESSLRKAALWDEVKDRLKDSALALSGGQQQRLCIARALSVNPQILLLDEPASALDPVSTGKVEELIKELKEELRIVIVTHNMQQAARISDYTAYFYLGSLVEYDKTDKVFTNPENQMTQEYIMGRFG; translated from the coding sequence ATGGGAACGTCGGCAACAGCAGTGCGTGAATCTTTTCAAACCGAGGACCTGAGTATTTTTTATGGAACATATGAGGCAGTAAAGGGGATTAGTCTTCCTTTTGCTGAAAATACGGTTACTGCACTGATCGGCCCATCCGGCTGCGGTAAATCAACCTTTCTTCGTTCACTGAACCGTATGAATGACGAAATCTCCGGATCAACAACCAAAGGAAGCATCTGGATAGATGGCGTTGATATTAATGCTCCTGGAACAGACGTGATCAAACTGCGTCAGAAGATCGGGATGGTTTGGCAAAAGCCGAATCCGTTCTATAAATCCATTTATGATAACATCGCCTTTGGACCTAAGTACCATGGTGTTAAAGGAAAAAAAGCACTTGATGAGATCGTAGAGAGCAGCCTTCGTAAAGCAGCATTGTGGGATGAAGTGAAGGACCGTTTAAAAGATTCAGCATTAGCTTTGTCCGGTGGACAACAGCAGCGTCTTTGTATTGCAAGAGCGTTGTCAGTTAACCCACAAATTCTACTCTTGGACGAACCAGCCTCCGCACTAGATCCGGTTTCTACTGGTAAAGTTGAGGAGCTCATCAAGGAGTTAAAAGAAGAGCTTCGCATTGTAATTGTGACACACAACATGCAGCAAGCTGCACGGATTTCTGATTATACGGCTTACTTTTATCTTGGATCTCTTGTAGAATACGATAAGACGGATAAAGTCTTTACAAATCCTGAGAATCAAATGACACAAGAATATATCATGGGTCGTTTCGGCTGA
- the pstA gene encoding phosphate ABC transporter permease PstA, protein MKPRTVNKIATSLIVFFALLIVAILVGLLGYILFRGLSHISWDFLFSAPQKIRAGGGIGPQLFNSLFLLVLTLIITVPLGLGAGIYMAEYARPGKITGFIRLIVEVLSSFPSIVVGLFGLLLIVNYFNLGFSLISGALALTVFNLPLMVRITEQAFRSVPKQQKEAGFALGLSKWKIVTSVLFPVALPTIITGTILSAGRVFGEAAALMFTAGMSSPRLDFTNWNPLSPNSPLNPFRPAETLAVHIWKVNSEGLAPDAAQIAAGASAVLVIMVLIFNLAARYFGRFIYRKLTASKRMN, encoded by the coding sequence TTGAAGCCGAGAACCGTAAATAAAATTGCCACAAGCCTTATTGTGTTTTTCGCATTGCTCATCGTAGCTATTCTGGTTGGTCTATTAGGATATATCCTCTTTCGAGGTCTTAGTCACATTAGTTGGGATTTTCTATTCTCTGCACCGCAAAAAATTCGAGCAGGTGGAGGAATTGGCCCTCAGCTATTCAACTCCTTATTCCTTTTGGTACTCACGCTAATAATTACAGTACCTCTTGGACTGGGTGCCGGTATTTACATGGCTGAATATGCTCGTCCAGGGAAAATCACCGGCTTTATTCGCTTAATTGTTGAGGTATTATCATCGTTCCCTTCAATCGTAGTCGGCTTGTTTGGTCTATTGCTGATTGTTAACTATTTTAATCTTGGCTTTTCCTTAATCTCTGGAGCACTGGCATTGACGGTCTTTAATCTACCGCTGATGGTTCGGATTACTGAGCAAGCTTTCCGTAGTGTTCCGAAGCAACAAAAAGAGGCTGGTTTTGCACTAGGATTATCCAAGTGGAAAATCGTAACCTCCGTGTTGTTTCCAGTAGCATTACCAACAATTATTACCGGTACTATTTTGTCCGCTGGCCGTGTCTTTGGGGAAGCAGCCGCGTTGATGTTCACTGCAGGAATGAGTAGTCCAAGACTAGATTTCACCAACTGGAATCCACTTAGTCCGAACTCACCACTGAATCCTTTCCGTCCAGCTGAAACACTGGCTGTTCATATCTGGAAGGTAAATAGTGAAGGCCTTGCTCCTGATGCCGCGCAAATTGCTGCGGGAGCTTCAGCAGTACTTGTAATTATGGTGTTAATCTTCAACTTGGCAGCACGTTATTTCGGTAGATTTATTTATCGTAAGCTTACAGCTTCAAAAAGAATGAACTAA
- the pstC gene encoding phosphate ABC transporter permease subunit PstC has translation MRVKLKNSRIEKHHIEDFVGRTYMSFCVLLLITIIVSMVYFVASKGISTFTSGDVSVTDFLFGTKWSPEADTPSFGAFPFITGSFLVTLLAALIASPLSLCAALFMTEIVPGWGKKLLQPVIELLAGIPSVVYGFIGLSVIVPFLRNNLPGQGIGVAAGALVLSVMILPTITSVAADALASLPQNLKESSYALGATRWQTISRVIIPTTFPAIMTGIVLGMARAFGEALAVQMVIGNAPFVPKSLFESASTLTSVITLGMGNTTMGSAHNNALWSMALVLMLMTFVFVFFVRLLERRNKI, from the coding sequence TTGAGGGTGAAACTAAAGAACTCACGCATCGAGAAACATCATATTGAAGATTTTGTGGGACGTACATATATGTCCTTCTGTGTACTGCTATTGATAACAATCATTGTATCGATGGTATATTTTGTGGCGTCTAAAGGTATTTCAACTTTCACAAGCGGTGATGTTAGCGTTACTGATTTTCTATTCGGAACAAAGTGGTCACCTGAAGCAGATACGCCATCCTTTGGTGCTTTTCCGTTTATCACTGGATCCTTCTTAGTTACTCTTCTTGCAGCATTGATTGCTAGTCCACTTAGCCTTTGCGCTGCGCTGTTCATGACTGAGATTGTCCCAGGATGGGGCAAAAAATTGCTTCAGCCTGTAATCGAGCTGTTGGCAGGTATCCCTTCAGTTGTGTATGGTTTCATCGGATTAAGTGTTATTGTACCGTTTCTACGCAACAACCTGCCTGGTCAAGGCATCGGGGTAGCTGCAGGCGCGCTTGTGCTCTCGGTCATGATTCTTCCGACGATTACAAGCGTGGCTGCAGACGCGCTGGCTTCATTGCCGCAAAATTTAAAGGAATCCTCCTATGCGCTTGGTGCCACCCGGTGGCAGACGATCTCTCGAGTGATTATTCCGACAACGTTTCCTGCTATTATGACTGGTATTGTACTGGGGATGGCACGTGCATTCGGTGAAGCCCTTGCTGTACAGATGGTTATCGGGAATGCGCCATTCGTACCAAAATCACTCTTTGAATCAGCTTCTACCCTGACGAGTGTAATCACGCTTGGAATGGGGAACACAACCATGGGCTCTGCGCACAATAATGCTCTGTGGAGTATGGCACTGGTTCTTATGCTGATGACCTTTGTATTTGTCTTCTTTGTGAGACTGCTTGAAAGGAGAAATAAGATTTGA
- a CDS encoding phosphate ABC transporter substrate-binding protein, translating into MQFKKSWVMTLALTSVLALSACGNGGANNTGGNAAATNEGSGAKISGSILASGSTALQPLVELVAENFMDKNAGVDIQVQGGGSGTGLTQVAEKQVDIGNSDVFAEEKLKDADAEKAAALVDHQVAVVAIAAVTHPDAGVDSLTKQQLIDIFTGKVTNFKEVGGADQKIQIINRPGSSGTRATFESFALGTKTEDIPGSIQEDSSGTVKKMIGETPGAIGYLALSYLDDSIKTLSLDGVEASVDNVISGKYPVWAYEHMYTNGEPNETVKAFLDFFLTDEVQTGEVVELGYIPAVKMQVTRDVAGNVTAK; encoded by the coding sequence ATGCAATTCAAAAAATCTTGGGTTATGACTTTGGCTTTAACAAGCGTACTGGCACTTTCGGCCTGCGGTAATGGTGGGGCAAACAACACGGGAGGAAACGCTGCAGCTACAAATGAAGGTAGCGGCGCTAAAATAAGTGGTTCGATTCTAGCTTCAGGTTCAACAGCACTACAACCATTGGTTGAGCTGGTAGCCGAGAATTTCATGGATAAAAATGCTGGTGTGGACATTCAGGTTCAAGGCGGCGGTAGTGGTACTGGTCTTACTCAAGTAGCTGAGAAACAAGTAGATATCGGTAACTCTGACGTATTCGCAGAAGAAAAACTAAAAGATGCAGATGCAGAAAAAGCAGCAGCTCTTGTAGATCATCAAGTAGCAGTAGTAGCGATCGCAGCAGTAACTCATCCGGATGCTGGTGTGGACAGCTTGACTAAGCAACAGCTTATCGATATTTTCACAGGAAAAGTTACAAACTTTAAAGAAGTTGGCGGAGCGGATCAAAAAATCCAAATCATCAACCGTCCAGGCAGCTCCGGTACTCGCGCAACCTTTGAAAGCTTTGCACTTGGAACTAAAACTGAAGATATCCCAGGATCGATTCAAGAAGATTCCTCCGGTACTGTTAAGAAAATGATCGGAGAAACTCCAGGGGCTATCGGTTATCTGGCTCTTTCATACCTTGATGATTCAATCAAAACACTTAGCCTTGATGGTGTAGAAGCATCTGTAGACAATGTTATTTCTGGTAAATATCCAGTATGGGCTTACGAGCACATGTATACAAACGGCGAACCAAATGAAACAGTAAAGGCATTCCTTGACTTTTTCTTGACAGACGAAGTACAAACAGGTGAAGTCGTTGAGCTTGGATACATTCCAGCAGTAAAAATGCAAGTTACTCGTGACGTTGCAGGGAATGTTACAGCTAAGTAA
- a CDS encoding LysR family transcriptional regulator, translating to MNIMKLKIVILLEKYKKVTDVAAELGLKQPTVSFHMKNLEKEFGTPLFLYRSGRVLLTDAGRALYQYALKIVSLTSEAERTVKQFASPSQGTLKLEASYIPATYILPKALIQFMKQYPGINNSMTIQSDSLLKERLRSREIQMAILHTSDWYDESFNFQLIVRDEPVLIFAPGHPFETIEKLTPEQIALEPWIQHEVGSCLRGFADQWAELNHFRLWNRSELNSSDTLKKLVSEGGGVGICSKASIEAELELGRLSYAPLPGVLPESGGFVLAWRKDHILTPLQQSFADILNNL from the coding sequence ATGAATATTATGAAATTAAAGATCGTTATCCTACTTGAAAAATATAAGAAAGTAACCGATGTAGCTGCTGAGTTAGGCCTTAAACAACCCACTGTATCTTTTCATATGAAGAATCTAGAGAAAGAATTTGGAACGCCTTTATTCCTATATCGAAGTGGAAGAGTACTGCTTACAGATGCAGGTCGGGCCCTTTATCAATATGCACTTAAGATAGTCTCACTTACGTCTGAAGCTGAACGCACTGTTAAACAGTTTGCTTCCCCTTCACAAGGTACATTAAAGCTGGAAGCAAGTTATATTCCTGCAACTTATATTTTACCTAAAGCGTTAATCCAATTCATGAAACAATATCCGGGGATTAATAATTCCATGACGATCCAAAGTGATTCTTTGTTAAAGGAACGACTCCGAAGCCGAGAAATTCAAATGGCTATTTTACACACTTCTGATTGGTATGATGAATCTTTTAACTTTCAGCTCATTGTCCGCGACGAGCCTGTGCTCATTTTTGCACCTGGTCATCCATTCGAAACTATAGAAAAATTAACACCGGAACAGATCGCACTTGAACCTTGGATTCAGCATGAGGTTGGCTCTTGTTTACGGGGATTTGCAGATCAATGGGCAGAATTAAATCATTTTCGTTTATGGAACCGATCCGAGTTGAATTCATCTGACACCTTAAAGAAGTTAGTTAGCGAGGGGGGTGGCGTAGGAATTTGTTCTAAAGCTAGTATTGAAGCAGAACTTGAATTAGGTCGTCTTTCTTATGCTCCTCTACCGGGAGTTTTGCCTGAGAGCGGTGGTTTTGTTCTGGCGTGGCGAAAAGATCATATATTAACGCCGTTACAGCAGTCTTTTGCCGACATATTAAACAACTTATGA
- a CDS encoding substrate-binding domain-containing protein — protein sequence MSSLWSKIGLSALLLFFIIALGWVGYRMFTNELDPKVRTIIYVPKTIDTSIEFWEVMKQGVATAAKEFGADVHTIGTDTELDVDKQIQLLEQAIEEKPDAIILAATDYYRLVPVAEQIKAAGITLITVDSGLNGGVSESFIATDNYKAGRKAAQELIENIHSDDQVAIMNFVPGTATAIEREKGVRDALSQNGVDHVHDTLYSNGSSQKAYQLTVELLKNQPQLKGIIGLNEPSTLGAGLAIMDLGLKSKVKLVGFDNSSSEVHLLEKEIMLGTVIQKPFTMGYLAVKTALEVVSGHKVDSVMDTGSEFITKENMYTSENEKLMFPFIE from the coding sequence ATGAGCTCACTATGGTCAAAAATAGGCCTGTCCGCTCTATTGTTATTCTTCATAATAGCGCTCGGGTGGGTAGGTTATCGTATGTTTACGAATGAGCTTGATCCAAAAGTCAGAACCATTATCTACGTTCCTAAGACTATCGACACCAGTATTGAATTCTGGGAGGTAATGAAACAAGGTGTGGCGACTGCAGCCAAGGAATTCGGTGCAGATGTCCATACGATAGGAACAGATACCGAGCTAGATGTGGATAAGCAGATTCAACTGCTAGAACAGGCGATTGAGGAGAAGCCCGATGCCATTATTTTAGCTGCTACCGACTATTATCGTCTCGTTCCGGTTGCAGAGCAGATTAAGGCTGCGGGTATCACTCTTATTACAGTGGATTCAGGACTAAACGGCGGTGTATCAGAAAGTTTTATCGCCACAGATAATTACAAAGCAGGACGTAAAGCAGCGCAGGAGTTGATTGAAAATATTCATAGCGACGATCAAGTCGCCATTATGAATTTTGTACCAGGCACCGCTACAGCTATTGAGAGGGAGAAGGGGGTTCGTGATGCTTTATCTCAGAATGGAGTAGATCATGTGCACGATACCCTTTATAGCAATGGTTCTTCCCAGAAGGCATACCAATTAACTGTTGAACTTCTAAAGAATCAGCCGCAACTGAAGGGAATCATTGGCTTAAACGAGCCATCTACATTAGGAGCGGGTCTGGCAATTATGGATTTGGGCTTAAAATCAAAAGTGAAGCTGGTGGGGTTCGACAATTCCAGTAGTGAGGTTCATTTGCTGGAGAAGGAAATTATGCTGGGCACGGTGATTCAAAAACCTTTTACCATGGGGTACCTGGCCGTGAAAACTGCACTTGAAGTCGTTTCAGGTCATAAAGTAGACTCTGTTATGGATACAGGCTCCGAATTCATTACGAAGGAAAATATGTATACAAGCGAGAATGAAAAGTTAATGTTTCCTTTTATAGAATAA
- a CDS encoding cache domain-containing sensor histidine kinase, translated as MKPHRFFRSRSIHNNIAISFSLLILCTTIVLSYTSYRLSSAAVMGNSLAYTSQLIEQVKLNIENYISNMESISALVLTSSDLEKYVKGSSSGQEGKVKDKQLASQYLRSVVQSRTDISSIVYASSEGITVSDRLDAVLKPLPELIAQEWYQQAVNQTGVAVSSSHVQHIFQDEYRWVVSISRKLSDTFSEMEADRQGVLLVDLNYSVINNLCKQIELGKRGYVFIVDPSGSLVYHPQQQLIYSQLKFEQLETVLGIKSGSVTVNTGNEQKLYTVDTTSFGWKIVGVTYPDDLVANKQQMQGTAALWGAVSLIFAMAISVLLSYALTKPLKNLEINMKKAERGEFDIRVEIESTNEIGKLARTFNLMIMKIKELMSQIVMEQEMKRVSELKALQAQIKPHFLYNTLDSIIWMAETGKMEEVVEMTSSLSKLLRSTIGEGEELIPIARELEHIRHYLTIQNMRYRHKFTYSIEVQEDILKCSILKLVLQPLVENAIYHGIKHNPEQGHILIRGKREHNDITIQIIDNGVGVNPEQMGKLLLQKADYRMGSGVGVANVNHRIQLYFGDHYGLSFESEMEEGTTVTLRIPALYEEENP; from the coding sequence ATGAAACCTCATCGTTTCTTCCGAAGTCGAAGTATTCATAATAATATCGCCATTTCTTTTTCACTTCTTATCCTCTGTACGACTATAGTGCTTAGCTATACTTCATATCGACTTTCTTCAGCGGCCGTTATGGGGAATTCTTTAGCCTATACTTCACAATTAATAGAACAAGTAAAACTGAACATCGAAAACTATATTAGTAACATGGAGAGTATTTCTGCTCTGGTGTTAACTAGCAGTGATCTTGAGAAATATGTAAAAGGTTCGAGTTCGGGACAAGAAGGTAAAGTCAAAGATAAGCAGTTAGCCAGCCAATATCTTCGATCTGTCGTCCAATCCCGCACCGATATCTCTTCTATAGTGTATGCAAGCTCGGAGGGGATAACGGTGTCGGATCGACTGGACGCAGTTTTGAAACCGCTTCCTGAATTGATTGCCCAAGAGTGGTATCAGCAAGCAGTGAACCAAACGGGTGTAGCTGTCTCCTCCTCACATGTTCAGCACATATTTCAGGATGAATACCGATGGGTAGTATCGATCAGTAGAAAGCTTTCAGATACCTTTTCAGAAATGGAAGCAGATCGACAGGGTGTGCTGCTTGTGGATCTTAATTACAGCGTGATTAACAATTTGTGTAAACAAATCGAACTGGGAAAGCGCGGTTATGTATTCATTGTGGATCCCTCAGGGAGCCTAGTCTATCATCCTCAACAGCAGCTGATCTACTCGCAACTCAAGTTTGAACAATTGGAAACCGTTCTTGGGATTAAGAGCGGCTCGGTTACGGTGAACACAGGGAACGAACAGAAGCTATACACCGTGGATACAACCAGCTTTGGCTGGAAGATTGTGGGGGTTACCTATCCGGATGATCTGGTTGCAAACAAACAGCAGATGCAAGGGACGGCTGCCTTGTGGGGAGCTGTAAGCTTGATCTTTGCCATGGCAATTTCCGTGCTTCTTTCTTACGCACTGACTAAGCCGCTCAAGAATTTGGAAATCAACATGAAAAAGGCTGAACGCGGAGAGTTCGACATTCGCGTGGAGATTGAGAGCACGAACGAAATCGGCAAGCTTGCCCGAACATTTAATTTGATGATTATGAAGATTAAAGAGTTAATGAGCCAGATTGTTATGGAGCAAGAAATGAAACGCGTGAGTGAGTTGAAGGCACTACAAGCACAGATTAAGCCCCACTTTTTGTATAATACCCTAGACTCAATCATCTGGATGGCAGAGACCGGAAAGATGGAGGAGGTGGTGGAAATGACCTCATCATTATCGAAGCTGCTGCGTTCTACAATCGGTGAGGGTGAGGAATTGATCCCGATCGCACGAGAACTAGAACATATTCGGCACTATTTAACGATTCAGAACATGCGCTATCGCCATAAATTCACATATTCAATAGAGGTGCAGGAAGATATTCTTAAATGCAGTATATTGAAATTAGTCCTTCAACCCTTAGTTGAAAATGCAATTTATCATGGGATAAAACATAATCCTGAGCAAGGCCACATCCTGATTAGGGGAAAAAGAGAGCACAACGATATTACCATTCAGATAATTGACAATGGTGTAGGCGTGAATCCAGAGCAGATGGGCAAGTTACTGCTTCAAAAAGCAGATTACAGGATGGGTAGTGGAGTAGGTGTCGCGAATGTGAACCATCGCATTCAGCTTTATTTCGGAGATCATTACGGTTTGTCTTTTGAAAGTGAAATGGAAGAAGGGACGACGGTCACTTTAAGAATTCCTGCGCTCTATGAGGAGGAGAATCCATGA